In Papaver somniferum cultivar HN1 chromosome 1, ASM357369v1, whole genome shotgun sequence, a genomic segment contains:
- the LOC113297249 gene encoding beta carbonic anhydrase 5, chloroplastic-like isoform X2, whose protein sequence is MAISVPTSVSKESFLFNSKNSLKNNTQVVQIYGSQLKPVKFEDSHFKHLGLIKRNQGYLRLEASRDSVSSTRVAPVKEMEKKPNDQTLDLFNDMREKFLSFKRFKYLEKSDHYQKLVNGQAPKFMVIACADSRVCPTSILGFEPGEAFVVRNVANLVPPFENGPTETNAALEFAVNALKVENLFVVGHSCCGGIRALMSMQDGVHSSIFIKDWVINGKQARTSTMAVAANLGFEQQCRHCEKVFSPLQDH, encoded by the exons ATGGCTATCTCAGTACCCACCTCTGTTTCTAAAGAATCATTTcttttcaattcaaaaaattCATTGAAGAACAATACCCAA GTGGTTCAGATCTACGGGTCTCAGCTGAAACCGGTGAAATTTGAAGATTCTCATTTCAAACATTTGGGTTTAATCAA GAGAAACCAGGGTTATTTGAGATTGGAAGCATCAAGGGACTCGGTTTCCTCAACTCGAGTAGCGCCAGTTAAAGAAATGGAGAAGAAACCAAATGATCAAACTTTAGATCTCTTTAATGACATGAGAGAAAAGTTTTTAAGCTTCAAAAGATTCAAATACTT GGAAAAGTCTGATCATTATCAGAAACTTGTTAATGGACAAGCACCAAAG TTTATGGTGATTGCTTGTGCAGACTCAAGAGTATGTCCTACTAGCATCTTAGGTTTTGAACCTGGAGAAGCCTTTGTTGTGCGAAATGTGGCTAATTTAGTTCCTCCATTTGAG AATGGACCCACGGAAACTAATGCTGCTCTTGAGTTTGCGGTCAATGCTCTCAAA GTTGAAAATTTATTCGTCGTTGGTCATAGTTGTTGTGGAGGCATTCGGGCACTTATGAGTATGCAAGATGGTGTACATTCAAG TATCTTTATCAAAGATTGGGTTATTAATGGGAAACAAGCAAGAACAAGCACGATGGCTGTTGCGGCAAACCTCGGTTTTGAACAGCAATGCAGGCACTGTGAAAAGGTATTCTCTCCTTTGCAGGACCATTAA
- the LOC113297269 gene encoding AP-4 complex subunit mu isoform X2, producing MSPSLVLELLQRIARVIKDYLGVLNEDSFRKNFVLVYELLDEVIDFGYVQTTSTEMLKSYVFNEPIVVDAARLPPLGPAAMFMQGTKRMPGTAVTKSVVANEPGGRKREEIFVDIIEKISVTFSSSGYILTSEIDGTIQMKSYLSGNPEIRLALNEDLNIGRGGRSIYDYSSSGGAGAVILDDCNFHESVHLDSFDLDRTLSLVPPDGEFPVMNYRMTQEFKPPFRINALIEEAGAFKAEVILKVRAEYSSNITANTVAIQMPLPKYTTRVSFELEPGAVGNTTDFKESTKKLEWGLKKIVGGSEHTLRAKLTFSQESHANIMKEAGPVSMTFTIPMYNASKLQVRYLQIAKKSKTYNPYRWVRYVTQANSYVARL from the exons atgtcaccttctcttgttttgGAGCTTTTACAAAGAATTGCACGTGTTATTAAGGATTATCTTGGTGTTCTGAATGAGGACTCTTTTAGAAAGAATTTCGTCCTTGTATATGAATTGCTGGATGAAGTCATA GACTTTGGTTATGTACAAACAACATCTACTGAAATGTtgaagtcttatgtatttaatgagcCAATTGTGGTTGATGCTGCGCGTTTGCCACCCCTTGGTCCCGCTGCCATGTTCATG CAAGGGACCAAAAGGATGCCGGGTACAGCTGTAACAAAATCTGTTGTAGCAAATGAACCTGGAGGTCGAAAGAGAGAGGAAATTTTTGTTGACATAATCGAGAAAATAAGTGTAACATTCAGCTCAAGC GGTTATATACTCACTTCCGAGATCGATGGTACCATCCAAATGAAGAGTTATCTTTCAGGAAACCCGGAAATACGTCTAGCTCTGAATGAAGACCTGAACATAGGAAGAGGCGGGAGGTCTATTTATG ATTATAGTAGTTCTGGTGGAGCAGGTGCAGTGATATTAGACGATTGCAACTTCCATGAGTCAGTTCATCTCGATAGTTTCGATTTGGACCGAACTTTGTCTCTG GTCCCCCCTGATGGTGAGTTTCCTGTCATGAACTACCGTATGACCCAGGAATTCAAGCCTCCTTTTCGTATTAATGCTTTGATTGAAGAAGCAGGGGCATTTAAG GCTGAAGTTATACTTAAAGTACGTGCTGAGTACTCATCAAACATCACTGCAAATACAGTTGCTATACAGATGCCACTACCAAAATATACTACTAG AGTTAGTTTTGAGTTGGAACCTGGAGCAGTTGGAAACACTACTGATTTCAAAGAATCAACTAAGAAACTTGAATGGGGGTTGAAGAAG ATTGTTGGTGGGTCTGAACACACTCTCCGTGCAAAGCTTACTTTTTCACAGGAATCACACG CAAATATCATGAAAGAAGCTGGGCCTGTAAGCATGACTTTCACAATACCGATGTATAATGCTTCAAAGCTTCAG
- the LOC113297269 gene encoding AP-4 complex subunit mu isoform X1 encodes MISQFFVLSQRGDNIVFRDYRGDVPKGSAEIFFRKVKFWKEDGEEEAPPVFNLDGVNYFHVKVAGLIFVATTRVNMSPSLVLELLQRIARVIKDYLGVLNEDSFRKNFVLVYELLDEVIDFGYVQTTSTEMLKSYVFNEPIVVDAARLPPLGPAAMFMQGTKRMPGTAVTKSVVANEPGGRKREEIFVDIIEKISVTFSSSGYILTSEIDGTIQMKSYLSGNPEIRLALNEDLNIGRGGRSIYDYSSSGGAGAVILDDCNFHESVHLDSFDLDRTLSLVPPDGEFPVMNYRMTQEFKPPFRINALIEEAGAFKAEVILKVRAEYSSNITANTVAIQMPLPKYTTRVSFELEPGAVGNTTDFKESTKKLEWGLKKIVGGSEHTLRAKLTFSQESHANIMKEAGPVSMTFTIPMYNASKLQVRYLQIAKKSKTYNPYRWVRYVTQANSYVARL; translated from the exons ATGATCTCTCAGTTCTTCGTTTTGTCTCAGAGAGGCGATAACATCGTCTTTCGTGATT ATCGTGGAGATGTGCCAAAAGGAAGTGCCGAGATATTTTTCCGGAAAGTGAAATTCTggaaagaagatggagaagaagaggcACCAcctgtcttt AACCTGGATGGAGTGAACTACTTCCACGTGAAGGTTGCTGGATTGATCTTTGTTGCTACAACAAGGGTTAAtatgtcaccttctcttgttttgGAGCTTTTACAAAGAATTGCACGTGTTATTAAGGATTATCTTGGTGTTCTGAATGAGGACTCTTTTAGAAAGAATTTCGTCCTTGTATATGAATTGCTGGATGAAGTCATA GACTTTGGTTATGTACAAACAACATCTACTGAAATGTtgaagtcttatgtatttaatgagcCAATTGTGGTTGATGCTGCGCGTTTGCCACCCCTTGGTCCCGCTGCCATGTTCATG CAAGGGACCAAAAGGATGCCGGGTACAGCTGTAACAAAATCTGTTGTAGCAAATGAACCTGGAGGTCGAAAGAGAGAGGAAATTTTTGTTGACATAATCGAGAAAATAAGTGTAACATTCAGCTCAAGC GGTTATATACTCACTTCCGAGATCGATGGTACCATCCAAATGAAGAGTTATCTTTCAGGAAACCCGGAAATACGTCTAGCTCTGAATGAAGACCTGAACATAGGAAGAGGCGGGAGGTCTATTTATG ATTATAGTAGTTCTGGTGGAGCAGGTGCAGTGATATTAGACGATTGCAACTTCCATGAGTCAGTTCATCTCGATAGTTTCGATTTGGACCGAACTTTGTCTCTG GTCCCCCCTGATGGTGAGTTTCCTGTCATGAACTACCGTATGACCCAGGAATTCAAGCCTCCTTTTCGTATTAATGCTTTGATTGAAGAAGCAGGGGCATTTAAG GCTGAAGTTATACTTAAAGTACGTGCTGAGTACTCATCAAACATCACTGCAAATACAGTTGCTATACAGATGCCACTACCAAAATATACTACTAG AGTTAGTTTTGAGTTGGAACCTGGAGCAGTTGGAAACACTACTGATTTCAAAGAATCAACTAAGAAACTTGAATGGGGGTTGAAGAAG ATTGTTGGTGGGTCTGAACACACTCTCCGTGCAAAGCTTACTTTTTCACAGGAATCACACG CAAATATCATGAAAGAAGCTGGGCCTGTAAGCATGACTTTCACAATACCGATGTATAATGCTTCAAAGCTTCAG
- the LOC113297249 gene encoding beta carbonic anhydrase 5, chloroplastic-like isoform X1, whose product MAISVPTSVSKESFLFNSKNSLKNNTQVVQIYGSQLKPVKFEDSHFKHLGLIKRNQGYLRLEASRDSVSSTRVAPVKEMEKKPNDQTLDLFNDMREKFLSFKRFKYLEKSDHYQKLVNGQAPKFMVIACADSRVCPTSILGFEPGEAFVVRNVANLVPPFENGPTETNAALEFAVNALKVENLFVVGHSCCGGIRALMSMQDGVHSSIFIKDWVINGKQARTSTMAVAANLGFEQQCRHCEKESVNHSLVNLLSYPWVEERVRNGLLSIHGGYYDFVNCTFEKWTLDYKGNSAEEDGKYAVKDRVFWS is encoded by the exons ATGGCTATCTCAGTACCCACCTCTGTTTCTAAAGAATCATTTcttttcaattcaaaaaattCATTGAAGAACAATACCCAA GTGGTTCAGATCTACGGGTCTCAGCTGAAACCGGTGAAATTTGAAGATTCTCATTTCAAACATTTGGGTTTAATCAA GAGAAACCAGGGTTATTTGAGATTGGAAGCATCAAGGGACTCGGTTTCCTCAACTCGAGTAGCGCCAGTTAAAGAAATGGAGAAGAAACCAAATGATCAAACTTTAGATCTCTTTAATGACATGAGAGAAAAGTTTTTAAGCTTCAAAAGATTCAAATACTT GGAAAAGTCTGATCATTATCAGAAACTTGTTAATGGACAAGCACCAAAG TTTATGGTGATTGCTTGTGCAGACTCAAGAGTATGTCCTACTAGCATCTTAGGTTTTGAACCTGGAGAAGCCTTTGTTGTGCGAAATGTGGCTAATTTAGTTCCTCCATTTGAG AATGGACCCACGGAAACTAATGCTGCTCTTGAGTTTGCGGTCAATGCTCTCAAA GTTGAAAATTTATTCGTCGTTGGTCATAGTTGTTGTGGAGGCATTCGGGCACTTATGAGTATGCAAGATGGTGTACATTCAAG TATCTTTATCAAAGATTGGGTTATTAATGGGAAACAAGCAAGAACAAGCACGATGGCTGTTGCGGCAAACCTCGGTTTTGAACAGCAATGCAGGCACTGTGAAAAG GAATCTGTTAATCACTCATTGGTGAACTTGCTAAGCTACCCATGGGTAGAAGAGAGAGTACGGAATGGGTTGCTGTCTATTCATGGTGGCTACTATGACTTCGTcaactgtacattcgaaaagtggACTCTTGACTACAAGGGAAATAGTGCAGAAGAAGATGGCAAATATGCAGTCAAAGATCGAGTTTTTTGGTCTTAA
- the LOC113297249 gene encoding beta carbonic anhydrase 5, chloroplastic-like isoform X3 produces the protein MEKKPNDQTLDLFNDMREKFLSFKRFKYLEKSDHYQKLVNGQAPKFMVIACADSRVCPTSILGFEPGEAFVVRNVANLVPPFENGPTETNAALEFAVNALKVENLFVVGHSCCGGIRALMSMQDGVHSSIFIKDWVINGKQARTSTMAVAANLGFEQQCRHCEKESVNHSLVNLLSYPWVEERVRNGLLSIHGGYYDFVNCTFEKWTLDYKGNSAEEDGKYAVKDRVFWS, from the exons ATGGAGAAGAAACCAAATGATCAAACTTTAGATCTCTTTAATGACATGAGAGAAAAGTTTTTAAGCTTCAAAAGATTCAAATACTT GGAAAAGTCTGATCATTATCAGAAACTTGTTAATGGACAAGCACCAAAG TTTATGGTGATTGCTTGTGCAGACTCAAGAGTATGTCCTACTAGCATCTTAGGTTTTGAACCTGGAGAAGCCTTTGTTGTGCGAAATGTGGCTAATTTAGTTCCTCCATTTGAG AATGGACCCACGGAAACTAATGCTGCTCTTGAGTTTGCGGTCAATGCTCTCAAA GTTGAAAATTTATTCGTCGTTGGTCATAGTTGTTGTGGAGGCATTCGGGCACTTATGAGTATGCAAGATGGTGTACATTCAAG TATCTTTATCAAAGATTGGGTTATTAATGGGAAACAAGCAAGAACAAGCACGATGGCTGTTGCGGCAAACCTCGGTTTTGAACAGCAATGCAGGCACTGTGAAAAG GAATCTGTTAATCACTCATTGGTGAACTTGCTAAGCTACCCATGGGTAGAAGAGAGAGTACGGAATGGGTTGCTGTCTATTCATGGTGGCTACTATGACTTCGTcaactgtacattcgaaaagtggACTCTTGACTACAAGGGAAATAGTGCAGAAGAAGATGGCAAATATGCAGTCAAAGATCGAGTTTTTTGGTCTTAA
- the LOC113349472 gene encoding uncharacterized protein LOC113349472: MTVGEKHTISSVHTLAQENSAVIHEIRDQLMLLANEAATRRAETNDNFDRIFTALQNLLPPATDEPAEEILDPDIVDMDAIHFDSKVDPWFLNYQQGKHEMSWDSFVQALCIRFEDVATDNYVGSFNKLSQITTAEDYYDQFEHYKAYMVANNPTLPESFYTLIFISGLKDEIRTTVQMFRPKDTSRAFYLARMQQASLMSSSRPVKNPARPFFPSPISIPPNPSTSKQYFSSSSNFHKPSTSSAPPFITHPTAPTKTDPPLPSVKKRTPQQMKIRRNKGLCYNCDELYMTGHVCKTQQLFMLVAGEENLSDHSDVSPEEPMADSPSSSDTIMEISLHALTGQSVQDTIRISGHLHQQAIMVLIDMGSTHSFIDSHLADKLNVHISPTAPMLVTVANGDSTISKGMCRNLHWEMQGYNFSNDLRALPLGGWLSHYFTRSLSKPSLSLLSATSFKKFIKSKAPTLIGQFFHVHATPMQLIPSEVSTLIDSFYDVFSKPTQLPPSRPLDHRIPLKPNSTPPSQRPYKCPFIHKAVVEQLLNDLTVKDKFPIPLIEELLDELNGAVIFTKLDLLSGYHQILIYPPDIPQTAFRTHHGHYEFRVMPFGLMNAPATFHALMNEVFQPFLRKFVLVFFYDILVYSSSLADHLKHLTLVFSLLRQHSLYAKFSKCSFAQPQLEYLGHIITGNGVAADPDKVAAMVSWPQPTTLKQLRSFLGLTGYYRKFIKGYGNICKPLTELLKKDSFIWNDDATTAFSAIKSAMNQALVLALPDFTKPFTLETDACSRGVGAVLLQDNMPIAFYSKPLGPKALALSTYEKEFLAIVMAIHKWRYYLSHNQFIINTDHQSLKYLMEQKLSSALQQK, from the exons ATGACAGTCGGTGAAAAACACACCATTAGCAGTGTTCATACACTTGCTCAGGAAAATTCTGCTGTTATACATGAAATTCGAGATCAATTGATGCTTCTCGCTAATGAAGCAGCTACTCGTCGTGCTGAGACAAATGATAACTTCGATAGAATCTTCACTGCCTTACAAAACCTTCTTCCTCCTGCAACTGATGAACCAGCTGAGGAAATTCTGGATCCAG ATATAGTTGATATGGATGCAATTCATTTTGATTCTAAAGTAGATCCATGGTTCTTAAATTATCAACAAGGTAAACATGAAATGTCTTGGGATTCATTTGTTCAAGCTCTGTGTATTCGATTTGAGGATGTAGCAACTGATAATTATGttggtagctttaacaaattATCTCAGATTACTACTGCCGAAGACTATTATGATCAATTTGAGCATTACAAAGCCTATATGGTAGCCAATAATCCTACATTACCCGAGTCCTTCTATACCTTGATCTTTATTAGTGGTTTGAAAGATGAAATTCGTACCACAGTTCAAATGTTTCGACCAAAGGATACTTCTAGAGCCTTTTACTTAGCAAGAATGCAACAAGCTTCACTTATGAGCTCTTCTAGACCTGTAAAAAACCCTGCTAGGCCATTCTTTCCATCAcccatttcaattcctccaaacccATCCACCTCTAAACAATACTTCTCTTCCTCCTCTAATTTTCATAAACCTTCTACTTCCTCTGCACCCCCATTCATTACTCATCCTACCGCACCCACTAAAACTGATCCACCACTCCCATCTGTAAAAAAACGTACCCCTCAACAAATGAAGATTCGCAGAAATAAGGGCCTATGCTACAACTGTGATGAGTTATACATGACTGGTCATGTTTGTAAAACTCAACAGTTATTTATGCTTGTTGCTGGTGAAGAAAACCTCAGTGATCACAGTGATGTCTCGCCAGAGGAACCTATGGCAGATTCTCCCTCTAGTTCTGACACCATTATGGAGATTTCGCTACACGCCTTAACAGGCCAATCTGTTCAGGACACTATTCGTATTTCAGGACATCTCCATCAACAAGCTATCATGGTTTTGATTGACATGGGAAGTACGCATAGCTTCATCGATTCTCACTTGGCTGACAAGCTTAATGTTCACATTTCACCTACAGCTCCTATGCTTGTAACTGTTGCCAATGGAGATAGCACCATCAGCAAGGGTATGTGTCGTAACCTTCACTGGGAAATGCAGGGTTATAACTTTTCTAATGATTTGCGCGCTCTTCCTCTCGGCGGCT GGTTGTCACATTACTTTACAAGGTCACTCTCTAAGCCTTCACTCAGTCTTTTAAGTGCTACTTCTTTTAAGAAATTTATCAAAAGTAAGGCACCTAccttaataggccagtttttccATGTTCATGCTACCCCTATGCAACTAATTCCTAGTGAGGTTTCTACTTTAATAGACTCTTTTTATGATGTCTTTTCAAAACCTACACAACTACCACCTTCTCGTCCACTGGATCATAGGATTCCACTTAAACCTAACTCCACACCCCCTTCTCAGAGACCATACAAATGCCCCTTCATTCATAAAGCTGTTGTGGAACAACTG CTCAATGACTTGACTGTGAAGGATAAATTTCCAATACCCTTAATTGAGGAGCTGTTAGATGAGTTGAATGGTGCAGTTATCTTTACGAAGCTTGATTTATTGTCAGGTTATCACCAGATTTTGATCTACCCACCTGACATCCCCCAAACTGCTTTTCGCACCCATCATGGACACTACGAGTTTCGTGTCATGCCATTCGGCCTCATGAATGCACCTGCGACATTCCATGCATTGATGAATGAAGTTTTTCAACCATTTCTTCGCAAGTTTGTACTTGTCTTTTTTTACGACATTCTTGTATACAGTTCTTCCCTTGCAGATCATTTGAAACACCTTACTCTGGTTTTTTCTTTGTTACGCCAACATTCTTTGTATGCCAAATTCTCCAAGTGCAGTTTTGCTCAGCCACAACTCGAGTACTTAGGACATATAATCACTGGAAATGGTGTAGCTGCAGACCCTGATAAGGTTGCTGCTATGGTTAGCTGGCCTCAACCAACAACATTGAAACAGCTAAGGAGTTTCTTAGGGCTGACTGGTTATTATCGAAAATTCATAAAGGGGTATGGTAATATATGCAAGCCGTTGACTGAGCTGTTGaagaaagactcatttatctggaATGATGATGCAACAACAGCCTTCTCCGCTATCAAATCAGCAATGAATCAAGCTCTAGTTTTGGCCTTGCCGGACTTCACCAAACCATTTACCTTAGAGACTGATGCATGTTCACGGGGTGTTGGTGCAGTACTTCTACAAGACAACATGCCAATTGCATTTTATAGCAAACCCTTAGGCCCCAAGGCATTGGCTTTGTCTACTTACGAGAAAGAGTTTTTGGCCATTGTAATGGCAATTCATAAATGGAGGTATTATCTCTCCCATAATCAGTTTATCATCAACACCGACCACCAAAGCCTGAAGTATCTTATGGAACAAAAACTATCATCAGCACTGCAACAGAAATGA